From the Desulfovibrio sp. JY genome, one window contains:
- a CDS encoding tape measure protein, producing the protein MSTPENRVRIIIETDNASGRRGIQETAQDLDSLKAKGQAVDLNGALKLDASAVTQPVAKATQALDGMGATAKKAGDEAGAAMATAGAEIKKAGSEAEAGGKAGGTAMRNLGSGAAEAKAQAEALGANLSDIRALAVQVGTAMIAAFGVDQVISFANQVVGAAMAMEQLAATYTAVFKDAGAEQLRYAASMADAFGKSLLDVAGSYKKFAAAADTVGLSTDNQRKTFEAVTAAITKVGGSSQDVAGALLALEQMLSKGTVQAEEYRQQFAERIPGALKMGADALGVTTAAFQKMMENGEVVSDTFIPKLADKLAAFGDGWQATADTAIANAERLKNSFLELSDSSLVTGLVTIVEKIGTAFNQNLTHNLEQFTVTYKAMMAEARGELPPFATWTSSLEGLKKQLEDLDQRKATWVKDLKEQAQGLAEALVDVQTHQVDFGPSGETVDQLRAKLKWFEEQIRELTGQTWVVNVVANVDNSQLVQAKAYIQELIKGTAEYKTRSLEAKQYSLDNAVGVVTNSKTAVEAKLANPNIDLREADALSRELENLNGQLDDANLAYKELKKQRDNLAKQEIKDSGAVAGYSAGRAGINESELSKSTRVADAHALSVARQADAYAELQAGLTDMPGYYAAVQRAQEAEDNSVKNLTKSTGASANAIERFEARGASYLQSIENQLDTLQAQIGGDSLTADLAKIDKRYDQLGATIRKAMIGAKGDVADYQAALAKLAEARELEKQIVQIKAWGAAMDTAAATLKELGRLTSDPDLIYGGSTTELQKWAQDQEKIVNARYANEAERAQALADLKEEIRLKDLENQKSAFASLAGVSDAYWQAAWALLDEHLKHVKDNCDSETAYEAYAAKKRSDLRKEEIEARLEYETDFLSTLSDALTLEFGLYKDAATRQRDSWVSLSKEIASGVHDLSGSIAGGATDAFKAWINGSGSMADAFKSAMDSMLDYLMNIVQQMIKYALENYVVIPIVESVVGSDATSALAGSSGTSSGSGTGSLSNSAVSKITSKAADYGISKGVSYVSDLFSSGSSLSALSAASATEMSTLGTTTATSLAEGAGYTAVTSGAAEGGALAGASSAGAGIGLGTALGVVGGVAALGGLLAMGFSNTHTETKTGSGLQISIVGGSANVGTADYYKVTDSSMFGGSSTSHEIRSTGAADAETTQSVNDALDAYTDVITSGFDKLGVETKESLDNFSFPQWDVTDEQQEDFYRNVSNAKVGKILSDSGLVGAFSAIANDGEYWIDQITRLESAMATVGTATEQMGLSLESLAGEDYISGLVDKMLAAGDSANTASLDLDALSGVLDDETIASLRDMQDQAAATGEEVQATNEQLRQLALAQYASEIVAAFGSTDAAQSAFNRFFTNAYSSTEQATRLMQYYAEGAGEAIGALNQSGVSLENFWSAYRSAMESGSLSPDDFKSWDDAAQWVEAWDSSLKSAGQAWDDTNQTIIDGINDQISALQDQRDAIQDTLDMWSDFLASIKDLRQSLKLDPDLTDLSPRELYEQKKALFDSTAAKARAGDTAAQSELPDITKDYVNASRDYYASSEQYYADFEHADSTLASLEQYAQTQVDQAQAQLDAINNEIAVLQLQVNQLSLVNSNLGTLASAMGDGVSAIVGAINNSSFSSAYADSIAAANAAQAAAAAALFASFTGMADGGLVTGGIPGLDSVPTMLMPGERVFSVSHSRIIERLADRGGERTDTSGIESRLDAQMRLDGAGYRTLAKSQEANRMATKRLARSVDRLARRMR; encoded by the coding sequence ATGTCCACGCCCGAAAACCGCGTCCGCATCATCATCGAGACCGACAATGCTTCGGGCCGTCGGGGAATCCAGGAAACCGCACAGGACCTGGATTCCCTGAAGGCCAAGGGGCAGGCCGTCGATCTGAATGGTGCGCTCAAGCTCGACGCGAGCGCGGTGACGCAGCCGGTCGCCAAGGCGACGCAGGCCCTGGATGGCATGGGAGCCACGGCCAAGAAGGCCGGCGACGAGGCCGGCGCGGCCATGGCCACGGCCGGGGCGGAGATCAAGAAAGCCGGCAGCGAAGCCGAAGCCGGCGGCAAGGCCGGCGGCACGGCTATGCGCAATCTGGGCAGCGGCGCGGCCGAAGCCAAGGCGCAGGCCGAAGCGCTCGGCGCGAACCTGTCCGACATCCGTGCCCTGGCCGTCCAGGTCGGCACCGCGATGATCGCGGCCTTCGGCGTTGACCAGGTCATTTCCTTTGCCAACCAGGTTGTCGGCGCGGCCATGGCCATGGAGCAGCTGGCCGCGACCTACACGGCGGTTTTCAAGGACGCCGGCGCGGAGCAGCTCCGCTATGCCGCATCCATGGCCGACGCCTTCGGCAAAAGCCTCCTGGACGTCGCCGGCTCCTACAAGAAGTTCGCGGCCGCCGCCGACACCGTCGGCCTGTCCACGGACAACCAGCGCAAGACTTTCGAGGCGGTGACGGCGGCCATCACCAAGGTCGGCGGCTCCTCCCAGGACGTGGCTGGGGCGCTGCTCGCCCTGGAACAGATGCTTTCCAAGGGCACGGTGCAGGCCGAGGAATACCGGCAGCAGTTTGCCGAGAGAATCCCGGGCGCGCTCAAGATGGGCGCGGATGCCCTGGGCGTGACCACGGCCGCGTTCCAGAAGATGATGGAAAACGGCGAGGTGGTTTCCGATACCTTCATTCCGAAACTCGCCGACAAGCTGGCCGCCTTCGGCGACGGCTGGCAGGCCACGGCCGATACCGCCATCGCCAACGCCGAACGCCTCAAGAATTCCTTCCTGGAGCTGTCCGATTCCTCTTTGGTGACGGGCCTTGTGACGATCGTCGAAAAGATCGGCACCGCCTTCAACCAGAATCTGACCCACAACCTCGAGCAGTTCACGGTCACGTACAAAGCCATGATGGCCGAAGCCAGGGGCGAGCTGCCGCCGTTCGCCACCTGGACGTCGTCGCTTGAGGGCCTCAAGAAGCAGCTCGAGGACCTGGACCAGCGCAAGGCAACCTGGGTCAAGGACCTCAAGGAACAGGCGCAAGGACTGGCCGAAGCCCTGGTCGATGTCCAAACGCACCAGGTCGACTTCGGTCCCTCGGGCGAAACGGTCGACCAGCTGCGCGCCAAGCTCAAATGGTTCGAGGAACAGATCCGCGAGCTGACCGGCCAGACCTGGGTGGTCAACGTCGTTGCCAACGTGGACAACTCCCAGCTCGTCCAGGCCAAGGCCTACATTCAGGAGCTCATCAAGGGCACGGCCGAATACAAGACCCGGAGCCTGGAGGCCAAGCAATACTCCCTGGACAACGCCGTGGGCGTCGTCACGAACAGCAAGACGGCTGTGGAAGCCAAGCTGGCCAACCCCAATATCGACCTGCGCGAGGCCGACGCCCTGTCGCGGGAGCTGGAAAACCTCAACGGGCAGCTCGATGATGCGAATCTTGCCTACAAGGAGCTCAAGAAGCAGCGGGACAACCTGGCCAAACAGGAAATCAAGGACAGCGGCGCGGTCGCCGGCTACAGCGCCGGGAGGGCCGGCATCAATGAGTCCGAGCTGAGCAAATCGACCCGGGTGGCCGATGCCCACGCGCTGTCCGTTGCCCGGCAGGCGGACGCCTACGCCGAGTTGCAGGCCGGTTTGACCGACATGCCGGGATATTATGCGGCGGTGCAGCGCGCCCAGGAAGCCGAAGACAACTCGGTCAAGAACCTGACCAAGTCGACGGGGGCCAGCGCCAACGCCATCGAGCGCTTCGAAGCCCGAGGCGCGTCCTACCTGCAATCCATCGAGAACCAGCTCGACACGCTCCAGGCCCAGATCGGTGGCGACAGCCTGACCGCCGATCTGGCCAAGATCGACAAGCGCTATGACCAGCTCGGCGCGACCATCCGTAAGGCCATGATCGGGGCCAAGGGTGACGTGGCCGACTACCAGGCGGCCCTGGCCAAGCTGGCGGAAGCCCGGGAGCTGGAAAAGCAGATTGTCCAGATCAAGGCATGGGGAGCGGCCATGGACACGGCGGCCGCCACCCTCAAGGAACTCGGCCGACTAACCAGCGATCCGGACCTGATTTACGGCGGCTCGACCACGGAGCTCCAGAAGTGGGCGCAGGACCAGGAAAAGATCGTTAATGCCCGCTACGCCAACGAAGCTGAGCGAGCCCAGGCCCTGGCCGATCTCAAGGAGGAAATTCGCCTCAAGGACCTGGAAAACCAGAAGTCCGCCTTCGCCTCGCTTGCCGGCGTGTCCGACGCCTATTGGCAGGCCGCGTGGGCGCTCCTCGACGAACATCTCAAGCACGTCAAGGACAACTGCGATTCCGAGACGGCCTACGAGGCCTATGCCGCCAAGAAGCGGTCGGATTTGCGCAAGGAGGAGATCGAAGCCCGCCTCGAATACGAGACCGATTTCCTCTCGACGCTCTCGGACGCCCTGACCCTGGAATTCGGGCTCTACAAGGATGCCGCCACCCGGCAGCGCGATTCCTGGGTTTCGCTCTCCAAGGAAATCGCGTCCGGGGTCCACGATCTGTCTGGTTCGATCGCCGGCGGGGCGACCGATGCCTTCAAGGCCTGGATCAACGGCAGCGGCTCCATGGCCGACGCTTTCAAAAGCGCCATGGATTCGATGCTCGATTACCTGATGAACATCGTTCAGCAGATGATCAAGTACGCGTTGGAAAACTATGTGGTCATCCCCATCGTGGAATCCGTGGTCGGCAGCGATGCCACGAGCGCCCTGGCGGGGTCTTCAGGTACAAGCTCCGGTTCAGGGACCGGCTCCCTGTCCAACTCGGCCGTATCCAAGATCACCAGCAAGGCGGCCGACTATGGCATCTCCAAAGGGGTAAGCTACGTCAGCGATCTTTTCAGCAGCGGCTCCTCCTTGTCCGCGCTTTCCGCCGCCTCGGCCACGGAAATGAGCACCCTGGGGACCACCACGGCCACGTCCCTGGCCGAAGGGGCCGGCTACACGGCCGTGACTTCCGGGGCCGCTGAGGGTGGCGCGCTGGCCGGCGCGTCCTCTGCCGGGGCTGGCATCGGCCTCGGAACAGCCCTGGGCGTGGTCGGCGGCGTGGCCGCCCTTGGTGGCCTGCTGGCCATGGGATTTTCCAACACGCACACCGAGACGAAAACGGGCTCTGGTCTGCAAATATCCATCGTAGGTGGTTCCGCCAACGTCGGCACGGCGGACTATTACAAGGTGACGGACTCCTCCATGTTTGGAGGATCGTCCACCTCCCATGAAATCCGCTCCACCGGCGCGGCCGATGCCGAGACGACCCAAAGCGTCAACGACGCCCTGGACGCCTACACCGACGTCATTACATCGGGCTTCGATAAGCTGGGTGTCGAGACGAAGGAAAGCCTGGACAACTTCTCCTTTCCGCAATGGGACGTCACGGACGAACAGCAGGAGGATTTCTACAGGAACGTTTCCAACGCCAAGGTCGGAAAAATTCTTTCTGATAGCGGCCTTGTCGGCGCGTTTTCCGCCATTGCCAATGACGGCGAGTATTGGATCGACCAGATTACCCGGCTCGAGTCGGCCATGGCCACCGTCGGCACGGCCACGGAGCAGATGGGCCTGTCCCTCGAATCCCTGGCCGGCGAAGACTACATTTCCGGGCTCGTGGACAAGATGCTGGCCGCCGGCGATTCGGCCAACACGGCGAGCCTGGACCTGGACGCGCTTTCCGGCGTGCTCGACGATGAAACCATCGCCTCGCTTCGGGACATGCAGGACCAGGCCGCCGCCACGGGCGAAGAAGTCCAGGCCACAAACGAACAGTTGCGCCAGTTGGCCCTGGCCCAATACGCCAGCGAGATCGTGGCCGCCTTCGGCTCCACGGACGCCGCCCAAAGCGCCTTCAATCGCTTCTTCACCAACGCTTACAGCAGCACCGAACAGGCGACCCGGCTCATGCAATACTACGCCGAGGGCGCGGGCGAAGCCATCGGCGCACTGAACCAGTCGGGCGTGAGCCTGGAAAACTTCTGGTCCGCATATCGCTCGGCCATGGAATCCGGTTCCCTCTCTCCGGATGATTTCAAATCGTGGGATGACGCCGCCCAATGGGTCGAGGCGTGGGACAGCTCGCTCAAATCCGCCGGTCAGGCCTGGGACGACACCAACCAGACCATCATCGACGGCATCAACGACCAGATTTCGGCCTTGCAGGACCAGCGCGACGCCATCCAGGACACCCTGGATATGTGGTCGGATTTCCTCGCGTCGATCAAGGACCTGCGCCAGTCGCTCAAGCTGGACCCCGACCTCACCGATCTGTCCCCCCGCGAACTTTACGAACAGAAAAAGGCGCTGTTCGACAGCACTGCCGCCAAGGCTCGGGCCGGCGATACGGCTGCCCAATCCGAACTGCCGGACATCACCAAGGATTACGTGAATGCCTCGCGGGATTACTACGCCAGTTCCGAGCAATACTACGCGGATTTCGAGCATGCCGACTCGACCCTGGCCAGCCTGGAGCAGTACGCCCAGACCCAGGTCGACCAGGCCCAGGCCCAACTCGACGCCATCAATAATGAGATCGCGGTCCTGCAACTGCAGGTAAACCAGCTTTCCCTGGTCAATTCCAACCTCGGGACGCTGGCCAGCGCCATGGGGGATGGCGTCTCGGCCATCGTCGGAGCCATCAACAATTCCTCTTTTTCCAGCGCCTACGCCGATTCCATTGCCGCCGCCAACGCGGCCCAGGCGGCAGCGGCCGCCGCGCTCTTCGCCTCCTTTACGGGCATGGCTGACGGCGGGTTGGTCACGGGCGGCATCCCGGGCCTGGATTCGGTGCCGACCATGCTTATGCCCGGGGAGCGCGTTTTTTCCGTCTCCCATTCCCGCATCATCGAACGCCTTGCCGATCGTGGCGGCGAACGGACCGACACCTCGGGCATCGAAAGCAGGTTGGATGCCCAGATGCGCTTGGACGGCGCGGGCTACCGCACCCTGGCCAAATCCCAGGAGGCCAACCGCATGGCCACCAAACGCCTGGCGCGGTCCGTGGATCGTCTGGCCCGGAGGATGCGCTGA
- a CDS encoding DUF1834 family protein: protein MVEIHEMEDALVAALEPLRASHGVRQIKTYGDDLEPEALPRLLPNLPALLVVYAGSVIENLGQRQIDRGAYFVFVCDRSLRSEADTRTGASGAYPLLGAVRRLLHGQEIFPNMPAILKRQETFLSKTDMTACYAVYEIAQPYRLGE from the coding sequence ATGGTTGAAATCCACGAGATGGAAGACGCGCTGGTGGCAGCCTTGGAACCGCTCCGGGCCAGCCACGGCGTGCGGCAGATCAAGACTTACGGCGACGACCTGGAGCCCGAAGCCCTGCCCAGGCTTTTGCCCAACCTGCCGGCGCTCCTGGTGGTCTACGCCGGATCGGTCATCGAGAACCTGGGACAGCGGCAGATCGATCGGGGAGCCTACTTCGTCTTCGTTTGCGATCGGTCCCTACGCAGCGAGGCCGACACCCGGACCGGCGCGTCCGGAGCCTACCCGCTCCTTGGAGCGGTTCGCCGGCTTCTGCATGGCCAGGAAATCTTCCCGAACATGCCGGCGATCCTCAAGCGTCAGGAGACGTTCCTGTCCAAGACGGACATGACGGCCTGCTATGCGGTTTACGAGATCGCCCAGCCGTACCGGCTCGGCGAATAA
- a CDS encoding phage virion morphogenesis protein, which translates to MDFRVEVVVAPTAGFLARLLTRVDDMTPAMALIGRLLVGSIQENFELGHAPDGTRWKPSLRAKLQGGQTLVDTGALMSGIVYEASANRVEIGPSGPSLKYARIHQEGGEIRPKTAKALFFRGADGQARAVNVVRIPARPYMGLSAEDWNSIGETLLDYLGKVNG; encoded by the coding sequence ATGGATTTCCGCGTCGAGGTGGTCGTCGCGCCGACGGCCGGATTCCTGGCCCGTCTCCTGACGCGGGTCGACGACATGACGCCGGCCATGGCCCTGATCGGCAGGCTGCTGGTGGGCAGTATCCAGGAAAACTTCGAGCTGGGGCACGCGCCGGACGGCACGCGCTGGAAGCCGAGCCTCCGGGCCAAGCTCCAGGGCGGCCAGACCCTGGTCGATACCGGGGCGCTCATGTCCGGCATCGTCTACGAGGCCTCGGCCAACCGGGTGGAAATCGGTCCGAGCGGCCCCTCGCTCAAGTACGCGCGCATCCACCAGGAAGGCGGCGAGATTCGCCCGAAGACGGCCAAGGCGCTTTTTTTCCGGGGCGCGGACGGCCAGGCGCGCGCGGTCAATGTCGTTCGCATCCCGGCCCGTCCCTACATGGGCCTCAGCGCCGAGGACTGGAACAGCATCGGGGAAACGCTCCTCGACTACCTGGGAAAGGTCAATGGTTGA
- a CDS encoding DUF1320 domain-containing protein, whose amino-acid sequence MAYVTLADLRGLIQDQDVLALVNDAGTATDLSDPGAAAILADVFDQASQEVDAHLAGVADVPFTAPPRIVRQLAARIARYRLYQRRPNLEDALKPVAADYNGAVALLTQFAAGTLKLPGAIGSEPVVSGDSGLTASAGAPLFGDAFFRRMP is encoded by the coding sequence ATGGCCTACGTCACTCTCGCGGACCTCCGGGGGCTCATCCAGGACCAGGACGTCCTGGCCCTGGTCAACGACGCCGGCACGGCAACCGACCTGTCCGATCCGGGGGCGGCCGCGATCCTGGCCGATGTCTTTGACCAGGCGTCCCAGGAGGTCGACGCGCATCTCGCCGGCGTCGCGGACGTACCGTTTACCGCGCCGCCGCGCATCGTCCGGCAGCTCGCCGCCAGGATCGCCCGTTACCGGCTCTACCAGCGCCGTCCCAATCTCGAGGACGCGCTCAAGCCCGTGGCCGCCGACTACAACGGGGCCGTCGCCCTCCTTACGCAGTTCGCCGCCGGAACGCTCAAGTTGCCGGGTGCCATCGGCAGCGAACCCGTTGTGTCCGGCGACAGCGGCCTGACCGCGTCCGCCGGCGCGCCCCTGTTCGGGGACGCGTTCTTTCGGAGGATGCCCTGA
- a CDS encoding major capsid protein: MINLRGLFTRDAIIAYLVALPVLKTPVMDAVFTDRPQHPLALLGADDLAVDAQPLPLIRRGGPSIAAVSESGGIAMYEPLPVRTHKPLTAADLNNLAILKGESLDTWARGKTDYLRRAVRRTTEAMCARALSGTLRWPVALEKGGFDVLEVVYGQILSVEAEKAWNAADAKLKDVYTCLSDMEEAIQDGGFGGQVEIWAGKEAYNALFVIAENSKTTAQIRVEITSQGINVGGYLVKRRSEKQRDPESGAMVPAVPDDTVRMIALDAGHRLPYCAVDDLDANLQALPLFVKPVKTDDPSGYKLIAESKPFPVVNTRGVCDAVVL, translated from the coding sequence ATGATCAATTTGCGCGGTCTTTTCACCCGCGACGCCATCATCGCCTACCTGGTCGCCTTGCCCGTGCTCAAGACGCCGGTCATGGACGCCGTTTTCACCGACCGGCCGCAGCATCCCCTGGCGCTCCTCGGCGCGGACGACCTCGCCGTGGATGCCCAACCGCTGCCGCTGATTCGCCGGGGCGGCCCGAGTATCGCGGCCGTGTCCGAAAGCGGCGGCATCGCCATGTACGAACCCCTGCCGGTGCGCACCCACAAGCCGCTCACGGCTGCCGACCTCAACAACCTGGCCATACTCAAAGGTGAAAGCCTGGATACTTGGGCCAGGGGAAAAACCGACTATTTGCGCCGGGCCGTGCGGCGCACCACCGAGGCCATGTGCGCCCGGGCGCTGTCCGGAACGTTGCGCTGGCCCGTGGCCCTGGAAAAAGGCGGCTTCGACGTCCTTGAAGTCGTTTACGGCCAGATCCTTTCCGTGGAGGCGGAAAAGGCCTGGAACGCAGCCGACGCCAAGCTCAAGGATGTCTACACCTGCCTGTCCGACATGGAAGAAGCCATCCAGGACGGCGGCTTCGGCGGACAGGTCGAAATCTGGGCCGGCAAGGAAGCCTACAACGCGCTTTTCGTCATTGCCGAGAACTCCAAGACCACGGCGCAAATCCGGGTGGAGATCACGAGCCAGGGCATCAATGTCGGCGGCTACCTGGTCAAGCGTCGGTCGGAAAAACAGCGCGACCCGGAATCCGGGGCCATGGTTCCGGCCGTACCCGACGACACGGTGCGCATGATCGCCCTCGATGCCGGCCACCGCCTCCCGTACTGCGCCGTGGACGATCTGGACGCCAACCTGCAGGCGCTGCCGCTGTTCGTGAAGCCGGTCAAGACCGACGACCCCAGCGGCTACAAGCTCATTGCCGAGTCCAAGCCGTTCCCCGTCGTCAACACCCGTGGCGTCTGCGACGCCGTGGTCCTGTAG
- a CDS encoding Mic19 family protein, which translates to MAALTKWIEIARAGGPYTALSGEKVDITRDDLDAAVTSFDPADRRVPLVLGHPRLDDPAYGWLAAVKRDGDVLLARFGDVPDPVREAVDQGRYRNVSAKFARGWRLWHVGLLGAAQPAIPGLREVQLAGAEDGITFEFAKEADMDELTRLRQEAADAKAALKEALDEIARLKAEKAGEGKAKELATRIDELTQKLQAAETARDKTTKEFAAYKDEQTAKGRENRFEALVAAGKALPGEKAKVLSFAAALGSAGGEIEMAAGDGKTEKLGQEEAYWRDLETRPENTLTHAFAAPAGASGADKGGTAVDLTGKV; encoded by the coding sequence ATGGCAGCACTCACCAAATGGATCGAGATCGCCCGCGCCGGCGGCCCCTACACGGCGCTGTCCGGCGAGAAGGTCGACATCACCCGCGACGACCTGGATGCGGCCGTGACCAGCTTCGACCCGGCCGACCGCCGTGTACCGCTGGTGCTGGGGCATCCCCGGCTCGACGACCCGGCCTACGGCTGGCTGGCCGCCGTCAAACGCGACGGCGACGTGCTGCTGGCCCGCTTCGGCGACGTTCCGGACCCGGTGCGCGAGGCCGTGGACCAGGGGCGCTACCGCAATGTTTCGGCCAAGTTCGCCCGAGGATGGCGGCTTTGGCATGTGGGCCTGTTGGGGGCGGCCCAGCCGGCCATACCGGGCCTCAGGGAGGTCCAGCTGGCCGGGGCCGAGGATGGAATCACCTTCGAATTCGCCAAGGAGGCGGACATGGATGAACTGACGCGGCTGCGGCAGGAGGCGGCCGACGCCAAGGCGGCCCTGAAGGAAGCCTTGGACGAAATCGCCAGGCTTAAGGCCGAGAAGGCCGGCGAAGGCAAGGCCAAGGAGCTGGCGACCCGGATCGACGAACTGACCCAGAAACTCCAGGCGGCCGAGACGGCCAGGGACAAAACGACCAAGGAATTCGCCGCCTACAAGGACGAACAGACGGCCAAGGGCCGGGAAAACCGCTTCGAAGCCCTGGTGGCCGCCGGCAAGGCCCTGCCCGGGGAGAAGGCCAAGGTGTTGTCGTTCGCCGCCGCCTTGGGCAGCGCCGGGGGCGAAATCGAGATGGCCGCCGGCGACGGCAAGACCGAGAAGCTCGGCCAAGAGGAAGCCTACTGGCGCGACCTCGAAACCCGTCCCGAAAACACCCTGACCCATGCGTTCGCCGCTCCCGCCGGCGCAAGCGGCGCGGACAAGGGCGGCACGGCCGTCGACCTGACCGGCAAGGTCTAA